The Nicotiana tabacum cultivar K326 chromosome 14, ASM71507v2, whole genome shotgun sequence genome contains a region encoding:
- the LOC142168829 gene encoding secreted RxLR effector protein 161-like — protein sequence MSKTKAIGTPMSPSTSLDKDEQGNPVDETKYRGMIGSLLYLTASRPDIMFSVCKYARFQSAPKESHLTAVKRIIRYLIRTISHGLWYPRSNNFKLEGFSDVDLADDKEDRKSTSRTCQLLRKALVSWNSKKQGSVVLSTTEAEYIPIGQCYAQLVWMSHQLGDYELFFKSIPIFYDNSSTICLLKNHVHHSRAKHIDINNHFIRDHVLKGNIELSFVGTTNQLADIFTKPLLEDIFCF from the coding sequence ATGAGTAAGACTAAAGCTATTGGCACACCAATGAGTCCTTCAACAAGTCTTGACAAAGATGAACAGGGAAATCCTGTTGATGAAACTaaatatcgtggaatgattggctCCCTTCTTTATCTAACTGCCAGTCgaccagatattatgtttagtgttTGTAAATATGCCAGGTTTCAGTCAGCTCCTAAAGAATCACATCTAACTGCAGTAAAGAGAATTATTCGATATCTCATTAGAACTATTTCTCACGGATTATGGTATCCACGCTCTAACAATTTTAAACTAGAAGGTTTTTCGGATGTTGATCTTGCAGATGATAAGGAAGACAGAAAAAGCACCAGCAGAACATGCCAATTACTTAGAAAAGCACTGGTATCTTGGAACAGTAAAAAGCAAGGATCAGTTGTACTATCCACAACTGAGGCTGAGTATATCCCCATTGGACAATGTTATGCACAATTAGTATGGATGTCTCATCAATTGGGTGACTATGAACTATTCTTTAAATCCATTCCAATTTTCTATGATAACTCTAGCACTATATGTCTCTTAAAAAATCATGTGCATCACTCTAGGGCAAAACATATAGACATCAATAATCAtttcattagagatcatgttcttaagggaaaTATAGAATTATCTTTTGTTGGAACTACTAATCAattagcagatattttcactaaacCTTTACTTGAAGACATATTTTGCTTTTAA
- the LOC107804916 gene encoding secreted RxLR effector protein 161-like, translated as MIGSLLYLAASRPDIIFSVCKCARFQSAPKELHLTAVKRIIRYLIGTISYGLWYPCSNNFKLEGFSDTDLAGDKKDRKSTNGTCQLLGKTLISWNSKKQGSVVLSTTEAEYIPIGQSCAQLL; from the coding sequence atgattggctCCCTTCTTTATCTAGCTGCTAGTCGACCAGATATTATATTCAGTGTTTGTAAATGTGCCAGGTTTCAGTCAGCTCCTAAAGAATTACATCTGACTGCAGTAAAGAGAATTATTCGATATCTCATTGGAACTATTTCTTACGGATTATGGTATCCATGCTCTAACAATTTTAAACTAGAAGGTTTTTCAGATACTGATCTTGCAGGTGATAAGAAAGACAGAAAAAGCACCAACGGAACATGTCAATTACTTGGAAAAACACTGATATCTTGGAACAGTAAAAAGCAAGGTTCAGTTGTACTATCCACAACTGAGGCTGAGTATATCCCCATTGGACAAAGTTGTGCACAATTACTATGA